From Verrucomicrobiota bacterium:
TCTCGGCGGCTTTGAGGGGCTCGACCTCTTCCGCCACCAATTCACCGTGCTGGATCATCTCCGCCACAATGGCCTCCATGGCTGGAGTGCGGGTCAAGACCACCGAGTAGCCGCCACCTTGTTGTTCATATTGAGGCGACCAAGCGTCGCCGGCGGACAGGTCACAGAACTCGTTGGCAAAATCCATCCCTTGCAGGCTGTTCTGGGTGATGAAGAAGGGGATGAGGTAATTATAATAGAATTTGAGCGAGCGAATGACGCGACCGGATTGGGTGCGAATTTCTAGATAGCCCGGCCATTCCCCCGCCCGCCATTGCAAGGACACCACCGGGTCATTGGCGGGCACCCCCCAGGAACGCAGGAAGGAGTGGATGGCGGCTGGATAAAGCGCTGTGCCGGTGTACGGCCCCAAAACAAACTGGATTAATTTCGCCTTGGGATGGCCGGCCAATTGCAGACGGCGTAAAGCGGCGGCCTGATCAGGCAAACAGGTGATGGCATAGCGCTTGCCATCCTCCAACAGCGGCAGAATATCCAGAACGCTCACGGGGATATAAACCGATTGCGAGCAAGCGCGCAGAGCGTCCACCGTGCCGGCGAGAACCACCCGGGCCTGCTCGGGTGAGGGGAGGCCCTGGCGGACGACAATCGCGGCATCCACCTTGCCGCTGGCAAGCAGGTGGACCAGCACGCGCGTAATGACTCCGCCCGAGGAGGAACCACGCCTTATTTCCGGATCGGCGGCATAGGCCACGCGCGCCTTGACCACCGGGCCAAGCAACCAATTCTCCGGGAGTTTGCCATAGTGCTGGCGGTAAAGATCGGCATAACCAACCCCTTTTCCCGGACAGGCTTCCCAAGCCAGTTCGGGCAAGGCCATGGTGGAATCAAACACTGGAACCGGACCATGGGGCGTGTATTCCATGCGCGTCTTGGACGCTGAGAATGCACAGCAGGCGCCGCAGCCGGTACAAATACCCGGCTGCACAACTTCATCAAATAACCGCTGGGCGACACTGGTTGGCATGTGCGAAGCGAATAGACCTTGCCAGGATTAATGAAGCAAGTTCAAAGAATAGTAGTATTTGCAAACCCAATCACTATGGGGTGTCGTCACTTGGCTGTGAATGCACCGCTTTCAAGTTGAAGGCGTTTACCGGTTCGCTGAAGCCCTTGAGGGTCAGCGGGGGGATGGTCTCGACGGTAATGATCGAGCCAAGTTTTTCCGTGGTTTTTTGATCCACCATGATTTCCATGCGGCCTGCCACTGAACAAAGCCGGGATGCCAGGTTCACGCGTGCGCCAATCACGGTGTAAATCATGCGGTCGGTGGAACCCATGCATCCCACCACCATGTCACCGGTGGCAATGCCGATGCCGATATCCACCGCGTAACGGCTGGTTTGGTTCAGTTTCACCCGTTCCTGGATCATTCGCACGGCACACCGCGCCGCCTGATAAGCGTCTTCACCCGTACGATGCGGCGCACCAAAGAGCGCCATGACCAAGTCGCCCACAAACTTATCCACCACCCCGCCGTGTTCATAGACCACCTGGGTCATGATCGTCATATGCTCATTGAGTAACTGCACGATTTCCCCGGCTGGCATGTCATGCGTCAGTTCCGTAAAGCTGCGAATGTCGCAGAACAGCACTGTGACCTCGCGCAACTCGCCGCCGAGTGAAAGTTTTCCAGAGGTCAATTCCGCCACCACGTTTTTATCCGCCACCACATTCAGCACGCTGCGATACCGTTCTTTTTCCGCCAGCCCCTCCGCCATTTCATTGAAGGACATGACCAGCCGCCCCAATTCGTCATGGCTCCGCACCGGCACCTTCACATTGAAATTGCCTTTTTCAATCTCCACCGTGGCAGACGCCAGTTCCGAGATGGGCACCGCGAGACTGCGCGCGACAAACAGGCTGACGAACAGCGCCAACGACAGGGCAAACATGCCCGTTCCGGCAATCATGTAACGTAATTCGCGCCGCTCTTGCACCGCCGGGGCCAGTGAATACAGGCACACCTGATAGGCGGGCAGCAACGTGGATTCCGGGTTTAACCGATCAAAAACGACATGATATTCATCGTGGTGATATTTAAACAAAAAGGATTGGTGTTCATCGGCAGATTTGCCAGCTCGTTTCTCGATTTCCACCCCCAATTTCGCTCGCATATCCTGATCCAGCAACGAAGAATAAATCTGACCATCCAGCCAGATACCACTGAACAACTCTGCCCCATCGCTCAGCCGGCTCAAAAGATTCAAGTCGCGTTCCAATTGATCCGAAAAAGCAAACCCCATCACCAGCACGCCCACCGGGCGGTTGGACTTATCCTTGAGGGGGGTAAAAATCACTTCCCGCACCCGGGCATTGCTTCGCTCCGGCTCTGGCGGAGCCAGAAAACCGACCTGTTGCCGATCCTGGCGCAGGATGGTTGTGGCCACGCTGGTGATCCTGGGCAGTGCGCGTCGTTGCAGGTTCGCCGAGAGCAATCCCGGCTTGTTTTCCATGCCGCGCACAATCTGCATGTGACTATCGAGAAAAAAGAAGAACGGGTCACTGTCATTGCGGGCGAGTGGTGCGGATACCAGGTTGGTGGTCATGCCGAAGCGCCGCATTGCATTCTTCATCGGTTTCTTTGCATCCGGTGGCGGTGCGGCTGCTTTCCAATCTTTCAACCGCGACATGGCGTCTCCCAATTGAAGCTGGGCCAACCGGTTCATCAAGTCAGCCGGTTGTTCCCCGCGATCCGCCCGATCCATCCGGACGGTGCCTTTGAGAGCATCCAAAAAGACATCATTGGTGGCAACCAGTTTTACCAGATTTTGCGAGGCTTCCCGCGCCAGCCGCAACGGCTCGTCGTGTTTTTGCACCAGGAACTCAATGCGCGAATTAAACTGATCCCGGAAAATGTCCTCGTACAGCATTTGCACGCGCCACTCCGTCACCAACAAGGTAATACCCACCACCCCAATTACCAGGAACGACATGGTCAACAGCAACTTGGCGCGAAACGTCAGATTCATGTCGCTACTTCAATTTGACGAGGCGCAACGAATCGAGATCAAACCATGACTGGCCTTTGCTCGCCCGGAGTTCGCAGACCAAAACGACTTCCGTAAAACTGCCCCCGGCGTCAAACTCGAATCCGAGTTTCTGCCACGTCGCGCTGCCTTCCAGGCCGTTCATGTTTACCCGTTTGCCGCCTGAGATGCGCAGGCCGGCCCCCCGTCCGGCATCATCCTTCAACGCGGTTATATTGGCTCCTTTGACCATCCCTTCAAAACGATAACGCCCGCCCTCCAATTGAATTTTGGCCCGCCATGAGGCGCTGGATTCGGCGTTGGCTTGGACACTTAAGGCCGTCTTGCCATCCACGTTTTTTAGCAGTTCCAACTTGGCCGAACCACCTTCCTGCGCTTCCCAGTTTATGCGGTCCAATTTGGCCGCTCCTTGAATGAATTTGAGCCCGGTTGGCACCGGCTGGTTCAACTGGCGGGCAAGGGAATTGGCGCGACTGACAATCCGGTCGCGCACGTTATTGATATGGTTTGCATACTCCTTGGCCGCGTTGGGATTGGAGATGGCCAACTCGGCTTTCACCCTGCCACCGATTTCCGCCACCAGGTTGGTCAACACCTCCAGCCGATACACATTCGTGAACAAAG
This genomic window contains:
- a CDS encoding Coenzyme F420 hydrogenase/dehydrogenase, beta subunit C-terminal domain, with product MPTSVAQRLFDEVVQPGICTGCGACCAFSASKTRMEYTPHGPVPVFDSTMALPELAWEACPGKGVGYADLYRQHYGKLPENWLLGPVVKARVAYAADPEIRRGSSSGGVITRVLVHLLASGKVDAAIVVRQGLPSPEQARVVLAGTVDALRACSQSVYIPVSVLDILPLLEDGKRYAITCLPDQAAALRRLQLAGHPKAKLIQFVLGPYTGTALYPAAIHSFLRSWGVPANDPVVSLQWRAGEWPGYLEIRTQSGRVIRSLKFYYNYLIPFFITQNSLQGMDFANEFCDLSAGDAWSPQYEQQGGGYSVVLTRTPAMEAIVAEMIQHGELVAEEVEPLKAAEMHGHMIDFKKRGSYVRNRIRQRLGLKAPDHGLRPVPLPVSRVLVELVIFTIFLVCRSRWLHWLVERLPEKVIGPCFNRFRLAWKGFSKPAKRKGLKQLTMLETEPQKPSL
- a CDS encoding adenylate/guanylate cyclase domain-containing protein, whose product is MNLTFRAKLLLTMSFLVIGVVGITLLVTEWRVQMLYEDIFRDQFNSRIEFLVQKHDEPLRLAREASQNLVKLVATNDVFLDALKGTVRMDRADRGEQPADLMNRLAQLQLGDAMSRLKDWKAAAPPPDAKKPMKNAMRRFGMTTNLVSAPLARNDSDPFFFFLDSHMQIVRGMENKPGLLSANLQRRALPRITSVATTILRQDRQQVGFLAPPEPERSNARVREVIFTPLKDKSNRPVGVLVMGFAFSDQLERDLNLLSRLSDGAELFSGIWLDGQIYSSLLDQDMRAKLGVEIEKRAGKSADEHQSFLFKYHHDEYHVVFDRLNPESTLLPAYQVCLYSLAPAVQERRELRYMIAGTGMFALSLALFVSLFVARSLAVPISELASATVEIEKGNFNVKVPVRSHDELGRLVMSFNEMAEGLAEKERYRSVLNVVADKNVVAELTSGKLSLGGELREVTVLFCDIRSFTELTHDMPAGEIVQLLNEHMTIMTQVVYEHGGVVDKFVGDLVMALFGAPHRTGEDAYQAARCAVRMIQERVKLNQTSRYAVDIGIGIATGDMVVGCMGSTDRMIYTVIGARVNLASRLCSVAGRMEIMVDQKTTEKLGSIITVETIPPLTLKGFSEPVNAFNLKAVHSQPSDDTP